A genomic stretch from Leptotrichia sp. HSP-536 includes:
- a CDS encoding GNAT family N-acetyltransferase: MKFTTFSLTELLSQIGEDKVRNKLKGFRSKDKDIENFLINKAIFFEKISISSTYLIFNSEKELAGYFSIANRSLILQKEDLNIISKTLKKRLTKNKSGDYVINSFLLGQVGKNFNLEKNNLTGNEILKIAYELLLEIRQKIRVKFIWLECQNNKKILNFYQNFGFSKIDNFISENGYNVMIMELK; encoded by the coding sequence AAGTTCGTAATAAATTAAAAGGATTTAGAAGCAAAGACAAGGACATTGAAAATTTTTTAATAAATAAGGCTATTTTCTTTGAAAAAATTTCGATTTCTTCAACATATTTAATTTTTAATTCTGAAAAAGAATTAGCAGGATATTTTTCCATAGCAAATAGAAGTTTAATACTTCAAAAAGAAGATTTAAATATAATTTCAAAAACTTTAAAAAAGAGATTAACTAAAAATAAATCAGGTGATTATGTAATTAATAGTTTTCTTTTAGGTCAAGTTGGTAAAAACTTTAATTTAGAGAAAAATAATTTAACAGGAAATGAAATTTTAAAAATTGCATATGAGTTATTGTTAGAAATTAGACAGAAAATTAGAGTAAAATTTATTTGGTTGGAATGTCAAAATAATAAAAAAATTTTGAATTTTTACCAAAATTTTGGATTTTCTAAAATAGATAATTTTATTTCTGAAAATGGTTATAATGTAATGATAATGGAATTAAAATAA